A region of Desulfolithobacter dissulfuricans DNA encodes the following proteins:
- a CDS encoding nucleotidyltransferase family protein: MSQTTFHALQKRWQQERENRIRRSRNARERIIREGPEIFKEFRVKKVILFGSVLENNMRQNSDIDILVDYLPPERFFTFQCRLEERLDMPVDVHTMDEDEKFTRKVLQRGQVIYEIQHSTS; the protein is encoded by the coding sequence ATGAGCCAGACAACCTTCCATGCTCTGCAGAAGAGATGGCAACAGGAACGTGAGAATAGAATCAGACGTTCCAGGAATGCAAGGGAAAGGATTATCCGGGAAGGACCGGAGATTTTCAAGGAATTCAGGGTGAAGAAGGTTATCCTTTTTGGGTCTGTCCTGGAAAACAATATGCGGCAGAACTCAGATATCGATATCCTGGTCGATTATCTGCCTCCGGAGCGCTTTTTTACGTTCCAGTGCCGGTTGGAGGAACGGCTGGATATGCCTGTTGATGTGCATACAATGGACGAGGATGAAAAATTTACCAGAAAAGTATTGCAGCGCGGACAGGTGATATATGAAATACAGCACAGCACTTCTTGA
- a CDS encoding acyl carrier protein: protein MSDIVPKIRQFIFDNFLFDAGEEDLGNDDSFLEQGVIDSTGVLELVEWLEETFDIKVEDEELVPENLDSVNLLARFITGKTS, encoded by the coding sequence ATGTCTGATATTGTTCCGAAAATACGCCAGTTTATATTTGATAACTTCCTCTTTGATGCCGGCGAGGAAGATCTGGGTAATGATGACTCATTCCTGGAGCAGGGGGTGATCGATTCCACCGGCGTCCTGGAACTGGTGGAATGGCTGGAGGAGACCTTTGACATCAAGGTCGAGGATGAGGAGTTGGTGCCGGAAAACCTGGACAGCGTCAACCTGCTGGCCCGGTTCATTACCGGAAAAACGTCCTGA
- a CDS encoding tetratricopeptide repeat protein, with amino-acid sequence MQKFPATCTSSFLLLFFLLLLLPGCSSNPDEKKVKHYQKAMEYVQASKDKAAVIELKNAIQIDPKFADARYQLGLLYLKSGDIKGAFRELQRAASLDPENVDARLKTAEFHLISRDKKSAREIVEAVLKAHPDNVDGLALMANLEIIEGNFDRAGELLNRALKLSPKMDRLYSIQGRLYAAQNKSTQAEAAFKRAIELNPDKIANYQVLLSFYQSQKDPARAEAIIREMMTRFPDNVRPHILLASLYRQNNENGKAEQTLQKAIETFPDDTRLLLILADFYRNTGQFDKAVQTYETAIDKADNPLDIKAQLADYYFEQKKFDQARKLMDEILAENSKHGGANLVKAKFLIKEGKSQEALTLTANLVKNYPRWADAYFTKALAHMNLGETEMAQNSVLEALKHNPRNSRYRALLAYLHFNAREFDQARQEAAIALKLDPRNFQAALLLAKSVLYSKDYDRAAAMLEEMRKKVPDNVEILGNLGLAYLGQKKLDQALEAFRQLLAVQPANTLAMVNILRIEGSQGKSRDSLLQELREQIKKAPQGTGLRILLATLLMGENQLDEALQVLQEAQKLDPQNPRTYILSASIYNRQQKLDQAIGEYRALLEKTPENVQAIMGLGTLLEQKGDIDGAMAQYRKALQVRPDFAPAANNLAWLIAEQPEPDLGEALRLAMIAKEQLPDEPHIMDTLGWVHYKRKAYGLARSEFSQAVEKQPERPVFRYHLALALYGEGKKKEAVKELKEALAGDKPFKEVKEAKELLEQWKREITG; translated from the coding sequence ATGCAAAAGTTTCCAGCGACCTGCACCTCCTCATTCCTGCTCCTCTTTTTTCTTCTCCTGCTCCTGCCCGGCTGCTCATCAAATCCAGATGAAAAAAAGGTCAAGCATTATCAGAAGGCCATGGAATATGTGCAGGCAAGCAAGGACAAGGCTGCGGTCATTGAGCTGAAAAACGCCATCCAGATCGACCCGAAATTCGCCGACGCCAGGTACCAGCTCGGGCTGCTCTATCTCAAGTCAGGGGATATAAAAGGTGCCTTCAGGGAGCTGCAGCGGGCCGCCAGCCTGGATCCGGAAAACGTGGACGCCCGACTGAAAACCGCGGAATTCCACCTGATCAGCCGGGACAAGAAAAGTGCCCGCGAGATAGTGGAGGCCGTTCTCAAGGCCCACCCGGACAATGTGGATGGGCTGGCCCTGATGGCCAACCTGGAGATCATCGAAGGAAACTTTGACCGGGCCGGGGAGCTGCTCAACAGGGCGCTCAAGCTCTCCCCGAAAATGGACCGGCTCTATTCCATCCAGGGACGGCTCTACGCTGCCCAGAATAAATCTACCCAAGCCGAAGCCGCGTTTAAGCGCGCCATTGAACTGAATCCGGATAAAATAGCCAACTACCAGGTGCTGCTGAGCTTTTACCAGTCACAAAAGGATCCGGCCCGGGCAGAAGCCATCATCCGCGAGATGATGACCCGATTCCCCGACAATGTCCGGCCCCATATCCTCCTGGCCTCCCTCTACAGGCAGAACAATGAAAACGGCAAAGCCGAGCAAACCCTGCAAAAAGCCATCGAGACCTTCCCCGATGACACCCGCCTGCTGCTCATCCTGGCTGACTTCTACCGTAACACCGGCCAGTTCGACAAGGCGGTCCAGACCTACGAAACCGCCATTGACAAAGCGGATAACCCCCTGGATATCAAGGCGCAGCTGGCAGACTACTACTTTGAACAGAAAAAATTTGACCAGGCCAGAAAACTCATGGACGAGATCCTGGCTGAAAACAGCAAGCATGGCGGCGCCAACCTGGTCAAGGCCAAGTTCCTGATCAAGGAGGGAAAAAGTCAGGAGGCCCTCACCCTGACCGCCAACCTGGTCAAGAACTATCCCCGCTGGGCCGACGCCTACTTCACCAAGGCCCTGGCCCACATGAATCTTGGTGAGACAGAGATGGCCCAGAACAGTGTTCTCGAGGCCCTGAAACATAATCCGAGAAATTCCCGCTATCGGGCCCTGCTGGCCTATCTCCACTTTAATGCCAGGGAGTTTGACCAGGCCAGGCAGGAGGCGGCCATTGCCCTCAAGCTCGACCCGAGAAACTTTCAGGCCGCCCTACTGCTCGCCAAAAGCGTCCTCTACAGCAAGGATTACGATCGGGCCGCAGCCATGCTGGAGGAGATGCGTAAAAAAGTGCCCGACAACGTGGAGATTCTCGGCAACCTGGGCCTGGCCTACCTGGGCCAGAAAAAACTGGACCAGGCCCTGGAGGCTTTCCGGCAGCTGCTGGCGGTCCAGCCGGCCAACACCCTGGCCATGGTCAATATCCTCCGCATCGAGGGCAGCCAGGGCAAGAGCAGGGACAGCCTGCTGCAGGAGCTCCGGGAGCAGATCAAAAAAGCGCCCCAGGGAACCGGTCTGCGGATTCTCCTGGCAACACTGCTCATGGGTGAAAACCAGCTGGACGAAGCCTTGCAGGTCTTGCAGGAAGCCCAGAAGCTCGATCCACAAAACCCGCGCACCTATATCCTGAGCGCATCGATCTACAACAGGCAGCAGAAACTGGACCAGGCCATCGGCGAATACCGGGCCCTGCTTGAAAAAACACCGGAGAATGTCCAGGCCATCATGGGCCTTGGCACCCTGCTGGAGCAGAAAGGCGATATCGACGGCGCCATGGCCCAGTACAGAAAGGCGCTCCAGGTCCGGCCCGATTTCGCTCCAGCGGCCAACAACCTGGCCTGGCTCATTGCCGAGCAGCCCGAGCCCGACCTGGGCGAGGCCCTGCGGCTGGCCATGATCGCCAAGGAGCAGCTGCCGGATGAGCCGCATATCATGGATACCCTGGGCTGGGTCCACTACAAGCGGAAAGCCTATGGTCTTGCCCGGTCGGAATTCAGCCAGGCGGTGGAAAAACAGCCCGAGCGGCCGGTGTTCCGTTACCACCTGGCCCTGGCCCTGTACGGAGAGGGAAAAAAGAAAGAGGCTGTCAAGGAACTGAAAGAAGCCCTTGCCGGCGATAAACCCTTCAAGGAGGTGAAAGAGGCCAAAGAGCTGCTGGAACAGTGGAAGAGAGAAATCACCGGCTGA
- a CDS encoding class I adenylate-forming enzyme family protein: MLLQNYLLRAAQKYPDKEVLIHGDHRVTYATLRAAAMSVAGWLLAKELEPGFRGALLTDDPFEYLAGYFGILLAGGVVVGLNTQTSVKALRYTLEDSGAEALLVNRKFSRYLEAGLPAIPSVRALAMSGAADTSKKGSLPPYDSLTGILDRKEVLSEQDLPFRQSCDLAQIIYTSGTTGSPKGVMLRHANLAANTSSIIEYLQLSGTDRVMAVLPFFYSYGNSVMLTHIAAGGSLVVNQSFLYPNVILQQMVEHRVTGFSGVPSTYALLLNRSAISKYSFPDLRYITQAGAAMSPAMAKKLKSIFPGVKIYIMYGQTEASARLSYLDPQELETRPGSIGKAIPGVTLSLRDQNGRFVPAGQTGEIVARGGNIMAGYWQRPGETAAVLRKEGLWTGDLARQDKDGFFYIVSRKSDIIKSGSHRIGPKEIEDTLAVHPAVHEVAVVGVPDEILDERIRACVVLKEDAKCSEKELIRLCRRELPAYKVPQEILFFKELPKTATGKIKKAPLKNT; this comes from the coding sequence ATGCTCCTGCAGAACTATCTCCTACGGGCCGCGCAAAAGTATCCGGATAAGGAGGTCCTTATCCATGGCGATCACCGGGTAACGTATGCAACACTCCGGGCAGCGGCCATGTCGGTGGCCGGGTGGCTGCTGGCAAAGGAGCTTGAGCCTGGTTTTCGCGGGGCCCTGCTCACCGACGATCCTTTTGAGTACCTGGCCGGATATTTCGGTATCCTGCTGGCGGGCGGGGTAGTGGTTGGGCTCAATACCCAGACATCTGTCAAGGCGCTTCGATACACCCTGGAGGACAGTGGCGCCGAGGCGCTGCTGGTCAATAGAAAATTCAGTCGCTATCTCGAGGCTGGGCTGCCGGCAATACCGTCCGTCCGAGCGCTGGCCATGAGCGGTGCGGCGGATACTTCTAAAAAAGGATCCCTGCCGCCGTATGACAGTCTTACCGGGATTCTTGACCGGAAGGAGGTCCTTTCAGAACAGGATCTCCCCTTTCGTCAGTCCTGTGATCTGGCGCAGATCATCTATACGTCCGGTACCACCGGATCGCCCAAGGGGGTCATGCTGAGGCATGCCAACCTGGCGGCCAATACAAGTTCGATTATCGAGTATCTGCAGTTGTCTGGTACAGACCGGGTCATGGCGGTGCTGCCGTTTTTCTATTCTTACGGCAATTCGGTCATGCTTACCCATATCGCGGCAGGGGGAAGCCTGGTTGTCAACCAGAGTTTTTTGTATCCCAATGTCATCCTGCAGCAGATGGTTGAGCACCGGGTCACCGGTTTTTCCGGGGTGCCTTCGACCTATGCCCTGCTCCTGAACCGTTCGGCAATTTCTAAATATTCCTTTCCGGACCTGCGTTACATCACCCAGGCCGGAGCGGCCATGTCGCCTGCCATGGCAAAAAAATTGAAGTCGATTTTTCCCGGTGTCAAAATATACATCATGTACGGCCAGACCGAGGCCTCGGCCAGGTTGTCGTACCTGGACCCGCAGGAACTTGAAACCAGGCCCGGTTCCATCGGCAAGGCCATTCCCGGGGTGACCCTGTCGCTTCGGGACCAGAATGGCCGTTTTGTGCCAGCCGGGCAGACCGGTGAGATTGTGGCCCGGGGTGGCAACATTATGGCCGGTTACTGGCAGCGGCCCGGGGAAACAGCTGCAGTGCTGCGGAAAGAAGGTCTGTGGACCGGTGATCTCGCCCGGCAGGATAAAGACGGTTTTTTTTATATTGTCAGCCGAAAAAGTGATATAATCAAATCCGGGTCACACCGCATCGGGCCTAAAGAAATAGAAGATACCCTTGCTGTACATCCTGCAGTACATGAAGTGGCGGTGGTCGGAGTACCCGATGAAATACTGGATGAACGGATCCGGGCCTGCGTGGTGCTCAAGGAAGATGCCAAGTGCAGTGAGAAAGAACTGATCCGGTTGTGCCGGCGTGAGCTGCCGGCATACAAGGTGCCCCAGGAGATCCTGTTCTTTAAAGAACTTCCGAAAACCGCCACTGGTAAGATTAAAAAAGCTCCATTAAAAAACACCTGA
- a CDS encoding polysaccharide biosynthesis/export family protein yields MRGVCRNFGYLFVLIVLFVLCQAGLARAAQSTADVVADSAMKEKLRQEIVGTELQYPGEEEEYVIGYGDILSVSVYGEGDMAASLAHAAGRGEGEGAGGDALRRPGTGVEVRIDGRISLQHIGDVNVVGMTLTQLADYLKKLYSTVFTDPIVTVTLVQSNSRRYTVMGQVANPGIFFLDYPITLVQAVARSGGFTEWANHEITVVRQGDGLHKGKGQQKKKLEFDYDDFLKGKDLEKNIYIHSGDIVIVH; encoded by the coding sequence ATGCGTGGGGTCTGTCGGAACTTCGGATATCTTTTTGTTTTAATAGTGTTATTTGTGCTCTGTCAGGCGGGCTTGGCCCGGGCGGCCCAGTCCACCGCCGATGTGGTGGCGGACAGTGCCATGAAGGAAAAGCTGCGCCAGGAGATTGTCGGCACGGAGCTGCAGTACCCGGGTGAAGAAGAGGAGTATGTCATCGGCTATGGCGATATCCTCAGCGTCAGTGTCTACGGCGAGGGCGACATGGCGGCCTCGCTGGCCCATGCCGCCGGACGTGGTGAAGGAGAGGGCGCCGGTGGTGACGCGCTCCGTCGTCCCGGCACAGGAGTGGAGGTGCGGATAGACGGGCGGATCTCGCTGCAGCATATCGGCGACGTCAATGTGGTCGGTATGACCCTGACCCAGTTGGCCGATTACCTGAAAAAGCTGTATTCAACTGTCTTTACCGATCCCATCGTCACCGTGACACTGGTCCAGAGTAACAGCCGGCGCTACACGGTCATGGGGCAGGTTGCCAACCCGGGTATCTTTTTCCTCGATTATCCTATCACGTTGGTCCAGGCCGTGGCCCGCAGTGGAGGTTTCACCGAATGGGCCAACCACGAGATCACCGTGGTCCGCCAGGGCGATGGCCTGCACAAGGGCAAGGGTCAGCAGAAGAAAAAACTGGAGTTTGACTACGACGATTTTCTCAAGGGAAAAGACCTGGAGAAGAACATCTATATTCACTCCGGCGATATCGTGATCGTTCACTGA
- the asnB gene encoding asparagine synthase (glutamine-hydrolyzing), which produces MCGIAGYFRVQDNKATFDLRSLERMIWSLRHRGPDGFGFFQDQRTGLAHARLSIIDLEGGWQPIHNEDKTLWVVFNGEIFNYPELRQDLIARGHRFATDSDTEVIVHLYEEKGPDCLEDLNGQFAIALYDQKEQALFLARDRMGIRPLFYTRHDGHILFGSEIKALFSASPAIPRQLDPQVLREIFTFWSPAGRETVFQGVFQLEPGCWLRVDRNGETREEQYWDIPFSPASCSLAGKEEHKLAGQLRELLVDSVRLRLRADVPVGAYLSGGLDSSAITSLIKHYTDNELQTFSVTFADKVYDEQAEQQQMAEFLGTHHQAIRCDYQTIARAFPDVIWHTETPILRTAPTPLYLLSSLVRENRYKVVLTGEGADEILGGYDIFKEAKIRAFIGSQPDSSCRPFLLRRLYPYLALSPARSAEYARKFFDTAAPVDDPFYAHRPRWKTTSGTQRFFSPELLAAADVDPVDKLGARWGKRLAGLDFFTRAQYLESKMLLGNYLLSSQGDRMAMAHSVEGRFPFLDHRVVELAATMSPQVKMKVLSEKNILKKAMADILPEAIVQRKKQPYMAPDIISFFGEESPAYLDEYLEPSRLRDSGLFQPAPVEKLVAKCRRKARQGFRENMAFVGILSTMILHHRFVENFSADTPETLPGTRILVGCAGSSK; this is translated from the coding sequence GTGTGCGGGATAGCAGGGTATTTCAGGGTCCAGGACAACAAAGCAACATTTGATCTGCGTTCTCTGGAGCGGATGATCTGGTCGCTCCGGCACCGGGGACCGGACGGTTTTGGCTTCTTTCAGGATCAGCGGACGGGACTTGCCCATGCCCGGCTCTCCATTATCGATCTCGAGGGTGGCTGGCAGCCGATACATAACGAGGATAAAACACTGTGGGTTGTCTTTAACGGGGAGATATTCAACTACCCTGAACTTCGGCAGGACCTTATCGCCAGAGGGCACCGGTTCGCCACCGATTCCGATACTGAAGTCATTGTCCATCTGTACGAAGAAAAGGGCCCGGACTGCCTGGAGGACTTGAACGGCCAGTTTGCCATTGCCCTGTATGACCAGAAGGAGCAGGCTCTTTTTCTGGCCCGGGATCGAATGGGCATCCGGCCGCTGTTCTATACCCGGCATGACGGGCATATCCTGTTCGGTTCTGAGATCAAGGCTCTGTTTTCTGCCTCTCCTGCCATCCCGCGGCAACTGGATCCCCAGGTGCTCAGAGAAATCTTCACCTTCTGGAGCCCGGCAGGCAGGGAAACCGTGTTCCAGGGCGTCTTTCAGCTCGAACCGGGCTGCTGGCTCCGGGTTGACCGGAACGGTGAGACCCGGGAAGAGCAGTACTGGGATATCCCGTTTTCGCCGGCCTCTTGTTCCTTGGCCGGCAAAGAAGAACACAAGCTGGCCGGACAGCTCCGCGAACTGCTGGTCGACTCGGTTCGTCTGCGTCTCCGGGCCGATGTACCGGTGGGGGCGTATCTCAGCGGCGGGCTCGACTCCTCGGCCATCACCTCGCTCATCAAACATTATACAGATAATGAGCTGCAGACCTTCTCGGTCACCTTTGCCGACAAGGTCTACGATGAGCAGGCCGAGCAGCAGCAGATGGCAGAATTTCTCGGCACCCACCATCAGGCCATACGCTGCGACTACCAGACCATTGCCAGGGCCTTTCCCGATGTCATCTGGCATACGGAAACCCCGATCCTGCGGACCGCCCCGACGCCGCTCTATCTTCTCTCCTCCCTGGTACGGGAAAATAGGTACAAGGTGGTTCTGACCGGTGAGGGGGCCGACGAGATCCTTGGCGGCTACGATATCTTCAAGGAGGCAAAGATCCGCGCCTTTATCGGCTCGCAGCCGGATTCATCCTGCCGGCCGTTTCTGCTGCGCCGCCTCTATCCCTACCTGGCCCTGTCTCCGGCCAGGTCGGCGGAGTATGCCCGGAAGTTTTTCGACACCGCCGCGCCGGTCGATGACCCGTTCTATGCCCATCGGCCGCGCTGGAAGACCACCTCGGGTACGCAGCGTTTCTTCAGCCCGGAGCTGCTGGCGGCAGCGGATGTCGATCCGGTGGATAAGCTTGGGGCAAGGTGGGGCAAGAGGCTGGCAGGGCTGGATTTTTTCACCCGGGCTCAATATCTCGAGAGCAAGATGCTACTGGGGAATTATCTCCTCAGCTCCCAGGGCGATCGCATGGCCATGGCCCACAGCGTGGAAGGGCGTTTTCCCTTTCTTGATCACCGGGTGGTGGAGCTGGCTGCCACCATGTCGCCGCAGGTGAAGATGAAGGTGCTGAGTGAGAAGAACATCCTGAAAAAGGCCATGGCGGACATCCTGCCGGAGGCCATTGTTCAGCGCAAGAAGCAGCCCTACATGGCTCCAGATATTATCAGTTTTTTCGGAGAAGAGTCTCCGGCCTATCTGGATGAATACCTTGAACCGTCCAGGTTACGGGACAGCGGCCTGTTCCAGCCGGCACCGGTGGAAAAACTGGTGGCCAAGTGCCGCCGGAAAGCAAGGCAGGGGTTCCGGGAAAACATGGCCTTTGTCGGCATCCTGTCCACCATGATCCTGCACCACAGGTTTGTGGAAAATTTTTCAGCAGATACCCCGGAAACACTCCCCGGTACCAGAATATTGGTTGGCTGTGCTGGTTCATCTAAATAG
- a CDS encoding outer membrane beta-barrel protein — protein sequence MKPGKWGVGRYAIVMVCAAGMFLVAREARARSNIFIGDLSVSYNFTERDYADGAVVAENSGDRREYTVSPRLTWSSRGETDLFELSYAPGFMYDDLGYTTRLDHSFILRAEKQMSRRWSVSLDDTFFLGDDPVREEALATTEITAPDATTVEPPPEDGAPVATEDTFQPVDERVGTREYWRNTASLQTGYSYGQGRQFTTGYTLSMLRNNSDSQGGYTEYDRHEVMARVGHRFDARWSTDVSGQYTVGLFKEPTDVTATGTAELSNDLKEYSASARVGYQWSTHATVFLQDSSVRTDYDSDLRSDSWAHNVSLGVDYAFDRHLSMSVGGGVSLSRLDGQSWDTDYNFSASLRRELLHASWSVYLNNAYDVQNFDGQGSGLTRTWEVGGEYSHRFSENLSLSLSAAYSDARRMQRTYEDLLAAYEAGAAIAEDSDYHEKNYSAGVSLAYSFRRWYSLSLGYRYAKYETDLADTPDYDEHRVFVQLTASKDFFRW from the coding sequence ATGAAGCCAGGCAAGTGGGGAGTTGGTCGGTACGCCATCGTGATGGTCTGCGCGGCAGGGATGTTCCTGGTCGCCCGGGAAGCGCGCGCCAGGAGCAATATTTTTATAGGCGATCTCTCGGTTTCCTATAACTTCACGGAACGAGACTATGCCGACGGGGCTGTAGTGGCTGAAAACAGCGGCGATCGGCGCGAGTACACGGTTTCGCCCCGCCTGACCTGGTCGTCCCGGGGCGAGACAGACCTCTTTGAGCTCAGCTATGCGCCGGGATTCATGTACGATGACCTGGGCTACACCACCCGGCTGGACCACTCCTTTATCCTGCGGGCGGAGAAGCAGATGAGCCGGCGCTGGTCGGTTTCCCTGGATGACACCTTTTTCCTCGGTGATGATCCGGTGCGGGAAGAGGCCCTGGCCACCACGGAGATAACTGCTCCGGATGCGACCACCGTGGAACCGCCGCCGGAAGATGGCGCCCCGGTCGCGACAGAAGACACCTTTCAGCCCGTTGATGAGCGGGTGGGCACCAGGGAGTACTGGCGCAACACCGCCTCCCTGCAGACCGGGTACAGCTACGGCCAGGGTCGTCAGTTCACCACCGGATACACCCTTTCCATGCTGCGAAACAACTCGGACAGCCAGGGCGGATATACCGAGTATGACCGGCACGAGGTGATGGCCCGGGTCGGACACCGGTTCGATGCCCGGTGGAGTACCGATGTCTCGGGCCAGTACACGGTGGGTCTTTTCAAGGAACCGACGGACGTGACCGCCACCGGCACTGCCGAGCTATCCAATGACCTCAAGGAATATTCCGCCTCTGCCCGGGTCGGGTACCAGTGGTCCACCCATGCGACCGTCTTCCTGCAGGACAGCAGCGTGCGGACCGATTACGACAGCGACCTGCGCAGTGACAGCTGGGCCCATAATGTTTCGCTCGGCGTTGATTATGCTTTTGACCGGCATCTGTCCATGAGTGTGGGCGGCGGGGTGTCGCTGTCCCGGCTGGACGGCCAATCCTGGGATACAGACTACAATTTTTCAGCCAGTCTCCGGCGCGAACTGCTGCACGCCAGCTGGAGCGTGTACCTGAACAATGCTTATGATGTCCAGAATTTCGATGGCCAGGGCAGCGGTCTGACCCGGACCTGGGAGGTCGGGGGTGAGTACAGCCACCGGTTCAGCGAAAACCTTTCGCTGAGTCTTTCCGCCGCCTACAGTGATGCCAGGCGGATGCAGCGGACCTATGAGGACCTGCTGGCAGCGTACGAGGCCGGTGCCGCCATTGCCGAGGATAGCGACTATCATGAAAAAAATTATTCCGCCGGGGTGTCGTTGGCCTATTCCTTCCGGCGCTGGTATTCGTTGTCGCTTGGATATCGGTATGCAAAATATGAAACTGACCTGGCTGATACCCCTGATTATGACGAGCATCGGGTCTTTGTTCAGTTGACGGCCAGTAAGGATTTTTTCCGCTGGTAG